Proteins from one Podospora pseudoanserina strain CBS 124.78 chromosome 1, whole genome shotgun sequence genomic window:
- a CDS encoding hypothetical protein (COG:G; antiSMASH:Cluster_6; CAZy:GH43; CAZy:CBM36; EggNog:ENOG503NY2E; CAZy:CBM6): MQAAGRQFRSPRYTVCRLLIENISPLKIISTLDLIAATSGCYCTRESAQIAVLDIIHGPQANAHPSLTMKVSAPLLTAALASVATADNPIIQTIYSTDPAPLVHNGRVYLYTGHDEPGSTTFVMKDWRVFSSVDMVNWQDHGSPMSLATFSWADANAWAGQTIQRNGKFYWYASMRRRNGAMAVGVGVSDSPTGPFRDALGRPLVENWGIDPTVWIDDDGQAYMYWGNPGLWYVKLNPDMVSYSGDINTVTLTTTGFGTRSGNAERPTTYEEGSWIYKRTGKYYMVFAASCCSEHIGYSTGPGPTGPWTYGGVVMPTQGSSFTNHPGVIDYQGSSYFFYHNGALPGGGGYTRSVCVESFTYGANGSIPVINMSKDGAPQVGTLNPYVRQEAETIAWESGVQTEPCSEGGMNVLSINNGDYIKVKGVAFGSGAKSLTARVSSATSGGKIEVRLNSTGGTLVGTCNVPGTGGWQTWTNVNCAVGGATGTRDLFFRFTGAGGELFRFNWWQFSQIAGLGLYCYRGSLTAVSSSLRGSVAKTVFADEQ, encoded by the exons ATGCAAGCCGCTGGCCGTCAATTTCGGAGTCCTAGGTACACAGTTTGTCGTTTGCTGATTGAGAACATCTCACCCCTGAAAATTATATCAACTCTTGACCTGATCGCTGCGACATCAGGATGTTATTGCACTCGAGAATCGGCTCAGATCGCAGTCCTCGACATTATCCACGGTCCCCAAGCCAATGCTCACCCTAGCCTGACCATGAAAGTCTCAGCGCCGTTACTCACTGCCGCCCTGGCCAGCGTGGCTACGGCCGACAACCCTATTATTCAGACCATATACTCCACCGACCCGGCGCCGCTCGTGCACAATGGACGTGTGTACCTCTACACTGGCCATGATGAGCCCGGGTCGACCACCTTTGTCATGAAGGATTGGCGCGTCTTCTCTTCGGTCGATATGGTCAACTGGCAGGACCACGGCTCGCCTATGAGCCTGGCGACCTTTAGCTGGGCCGATGCTAACGCGTGGGCGGGACAGACGATCCAGCGCAATGGCAAGTTTTACTGGTACGCTTCGATGCGCCGCCGAAATGGTGCCATGGCCGTCGGCGTGGGCGTCAGCGACAGCCCTACAGGGCCCTTCCGTGACGCGCTGGGCAGGCCGCTGGTCGAGAACTGGGGGATCGACCCGACTGTGTGgattgatgatgacggcCAGGCCTACATGTACTGGGGAAATCCGGGGCTGTGGTACGTCAAACTGAACCCGGATATGGTGTCATACAGCGGCGACATCAACACGGTGACGTTGACGACGACTGGCTTCGGCACCCGCTCCGGCAACGCCGAGCGGCCGACCACGTATGAGGAAGGGTCCTGGATCTACAAGCGGACGGGCAAATACTACATGGTGTTCGCCGCCAGCTGCTGTTCCGAGCACATTGGCTACTCGACCGGGCCCGGCCCGACCGGCCCCTGGACATACGGCGGTGTCGTGATGCCCACCCAGGGCAGCAGCTTTACCAACCACCCGGGCGTGATCGACTACCAGGGCTCGTCCTACTTCTTTTACCACAACGGCGCGCtgcccggcggcggcggctacACCCGCTCTGTCTGTGTCGAGTCCTTCACGTATGGCGCCAACGGCTCCATTCCCGTCATCAACATGTCCAAGGACGGCGCACCCCAGGTCGGCACCCTTAACCCCTACGTGCGCCAGGAGGCCGAGACCATTGCATGGGAATCGGGCGTGCAGACAGAGCCGTGCAGCGAGGGCGGTATGAATGTGTTGTCCATCAATAACGGAGATTACATCAAGGTCAAGGGCGTCGCGTTCGGTAGCGGCGCCAAGTCCCTCACTGCGCGGGTCTCGTCCGCCACTTCGGGCGGCAAGATCGAGGTGCGCCTAAACAGCACCGGCGGCACGCTTGTCGGGACCTGCAATGTGCCTGGCACTGGCGGTTGGCAGACATGGACCAACGTTAATTGCGCTGTTGGCGGCGCCACAGGCACCAGGGATCTCTTCTTTCGCTTTACTGGGGCCGGGGGCGAGCTGTTCCGGTTTAACTGGTGGCAGTTTAGCCA AATAGCAGGTTTAGGATTGTACTGCTATCGA GGTTCCTTAACTGCCGTGTCTTCGTCCCTCCGAGGAAGTGTTGCAAAAACAGTGTTCGCGGATGAGCAATAA
- a CDS encoding hypothetical protein (antiSMASH:Cluster_6; EggNog:ENOG502VJSB; SMCOG1066:alpha/beta hydrolase domain-containing protein; MEROPS:MER0034665; COG:I), with translation MEYSGYSQVNPQWTKFVASHSELGDLDRVGIVERRRIFGEVEAKIPPRKIPEDVANSSITVDTFSITARDGYEIPVRSYVPGSGSAENRPVLIYLHAGGFLFGDLESGDLNCRTLAARLNISVLNVGYRLAPKWPFPHGLNDSYDATAWAAANAKTRLNASPAAGFLVGGISSGANFAGVIAYQARDAGLSPPITGLWISIPVCILPQAYHLLPPEQREQLLSLEQNAENPLLTKKSLADIQAIYGSPPEDPRISFLLNKDHNNLPKRAYFQICGRDPLRDEAFLWQKLLEKHSGTRSRVHLYTGMPHGFWRFLEMKSSQEWLDDLLDGIRYLCRPDDEVKETDTIIKGV, from the exons ATGGAATATTCCGGCTACTCGCAGGTTAACCCGCAATGGACCAAG TTTGTGGCGTCCCACTCCGAGCTTGGCGATCTGGATCGAGTCGGCATAGTGGAGCGCCGTCGTATCTTTGGCGAGGTCGAGGCAAAGATTCCGCCACGAAAGATACCAGAGGATGTTGCCAACAGTTCCATAACTGTCGACACGTTCAGCATTACTGCCAGAGATGGGTATGAGATACCGGTTCGGAGTTATGTCCCAGGATCTGGCAGCGCCGAGAACCGGCCCGTCCTCATCTACCTGCATGCCGGAGGTTTCTTATTTGGCGACTTGGAGTCTGGTGATCTGAACTGCCGAACCTTGGCTGCAAGACTGAACATTAGCGTCTTGAATGTTGGGTATCGACTTGCTCCTAAGTGGCCATTTCCTCATGGGCTGAATGACAGCTATGATGCCACCGCGTGG GCTGCCGCCAACGCTAAGACCCGCCTCAAtgcctccccagcagcaggttTTCTTGTCGGCGGGATCTCCTCGGGTGCCAACTTCGCCGGGGTCATCGCCTACCAGGCACGCGATGCCGGTCTTTCACCTCCCATAACAGGACTTTGGATTTCCATCCCCGTCTGCATCTTGCCACAGGCTtaccatctcctccctcccgaACAGAGAGAGCAGTTACTGAGTCTTGAGCAAAATGCTGAGAATCCGCTGTTGACGAAGAAGTCGCTTGCTGACATTCAGG CCATCTACGGTTCACCCCCCGAGGATCCACGCATCTCGTTCCTGTTGAATAAAgaccacaacaacctcccaaaGAGAGCCTACTTCCAGATCTGCGGCCGGGATCCGCTGCGTGATGAGGCGTTTTTGTGGCAGAAGTTGCTGGAGAAGCATTCAGGGACAAGAAGCAGGGTCCATCTCTACACCGGGATGCCGCATGGGTTCTGGAGGTTTTTGGAGATGAAATCGAGCCAGGAGTGGTTGGATGATTTACTGGATGGGATCAGGTATCTGTGTAGGCCTGATGACGAGGTTAAGGAAACAGATACGATCATAAAAGGGGTGTAA
- a CDS encoding NRPS protein (antiSMASH:Cluster_6; SMCOG1002:AMP-dependent synthetase and ligase; EggNog:ENOG503NWBA; COG:Q), which translates to MFGDDDIFFEVGGDSVMAQRLITVARRQGIHLTMEQIFLNAALADMAEVARVVNSTVEQTEEGLEAASGVPSPLGDHITLKDREILAKKCNVAAQDIEKVYSCTPMQESLLAEFDDRKTLYMRQFVFKLDNHVAPNHFRQAWEDTIQANPVLRTRICQLEGGTGNLQVVLSNDLGQWDSVDVDLKWFLERDAASPMLPGDPFFRYTVVEDKDPDGGIQRHFVWTVHHALCDGASIPEVFDDVSRRFRSEPTVERQPFEAFVRSSTVTPDLSSEQSFWKRSLSGLNPTPYPPIPQDPHFHADPASLFERTFVLDFSPLHGATKALMLRAAWAILLSHYTGTEDVGFGAVNNGRTATVPGVSKMTGPTINLVPIALHVDPQEPVASFLSRVRVQAAEMIPFEHAGISRIRKHLAGTETTAVNFQTLFVVHPMSFDDAIGAATQTLGLKYIDALGKKEHHPYPLVITLTLSAGNNVKLAVQHDERLVPIQQAENMVHHFEVVLKQLGRSTKDAKLASISPFSDHDLRQIRRWNAFTPPVEETTIHHLFQQQVKRQPNAVAVCSLEGSLTYLEVDEHSSSLATQLVDAGVSTGTFVGVCFDKSIWTVVAILAVFKAGGIYVPIDPAHPRSRIEESVERVGIEVALASDVGARVLDGLCRYVITLNGPPPAPRADAIPPFNSVPSSIAYLLFTSGSTGKPKGLLMSHSAICTSIVHHGREFAAGPHWRTLQFGAHTFDLSIGEFFTTLAHGGCICVPSEEDRLNNLAGAITALNANTMLVVPTVANLLHPMDVPTIRTIVLAGEPITKETVTRWADSVDLTCAYGPSETAVWCSGNLRVSTDAHPGNIGKAIGASMWIVNPEDYHQLSAIGCVGEIVISGGLLGGGYFGDKALTDAAWVPAPSWLKELGSGYDMLYRSGDLARYNPDGTFQIVGRRDTQVKLRGFRIELGEIENQLMATGMITAALAALPTAGPCARNIVAIVCSAKSNLKNHNHIDIVVSKEERPLLERLKVRLSRSLPDYMIPTIWVALEQMPLLISGKIDRKSIKTWIQNMDYGLHRELVEDPDAEAGQGTIVPGSLAESLRQLWSEVLHVPEEHIELGTSFIAIGGDSIAAIQIASQAKKKWGLSATVRSIISTKTLGHLVELVEESSKASIPMSPPEPTQLRQWVGDDESLPAIYRHILHSRLQDKPSVTIEHVYPFAPFQREILKARKFNPAVFLLSWRMEVFSLANQPVALERLAQAWKRVVQKHTILRSIFLEDPSGNLPPVQAVLKKAEPEIAISSASAEEPEPTFISTQTPLVDDCFLPHRAHFIQHGERFFVHIELDHLVIDGWSLKLIKEAFLSAYEENGEGVLVSDEPPPYGAFVAAHHPDRVSADNEHWALVLRDQKPSLLPPPVGYPQAHPSLHSTEKTIIYLPEIQASSLKPFSFQHSITPASIFDAAWAQTLSAYTNSTSVAFEYVVSGRDEDVPGVFDIVGPLINVLPYHIDHVLSDGDPEQLARLAQRMQSQRDEDSSHTSSNVREVIETELGVKKLFNTAVNFQRRPTAVETSSLRVDDDLRKSRDPWHFDVLVRVMHITDDDTFKPSFEFDELLFDKDGMTKVAEDFWGRVKALVA; encoded by the exons AtgtttggtgatgacgatATTTTCTTCGAGGTCGGGGGCGACTCTGTCATGGCACAAAGGTTAATCACAGTTGCAAGACGCCAAGGCATACACCTCACCATGGAACAGATATTCCTGAATGCCGCGCTGGCTGACATGGCAGAGGTGGCCCGTGTGGTGAATTCGACTGTTGAACAAACTGAAGAAGGCCTCGAGGCTGCTTCAGGTGTGCCGTCACCCTTGGGCGACCATATCACCCTCAAGGATAGGGAGATCTTGGCCAAAAAGTGCAACGTTGCCGCTCAGGACATCGAGAAGGTGTACTCATGCACTCCTATGCAGGAGTCCCTCTTGGCAGAGTTTGACGATAGGAAGACGCTGTACATGAGGCAGTTCGTGTTCAAGCTCGACAACCATGTTGCTCCCAACCATTTCCGGCAGGCTTGGGAAGATACCATTCAAGCAAACCCAGTCCTGCGAACCAGGATCTGCCAACTTGAGGGCGGGACTGGTAATCTTCAAGTTGTGTTGAGCAACGACCTGGGACAATGGGATAGCGTCGATGTTGACCTGAAGTGGTTTCTGGAAAGAGACGCTGCTAGCCCCATGCTCCCAGGCGACCCGTTCTTTCGCTACACCGTGGTGGAGGACAAAGATCCTGATGGGGGTATTCAACGACATTTTGTGTGGACGGTGCATCATGCTCTTTGCGATGGAGCCTCTATTCCCGAAGTCTTCGACGACGTTTCCAGACGGTTTCGCAGTGAACCCACCGTGGAACGCCAACCATTTGAGGCTTTCGTCCGTTCCTCAACTGTCACCCCGGACCTCTCGTCAGAGCAGAGCTTCTGGAAGAGATCATTGTCTGGTCTCAATCCAACACCTTACCCGCCTATCCCGCAGGATCCCCACTTCCATGCTGACCCGGCATCATTGTTTGAGCGGACGTTCGTGTTGGACTTTAGCCCACTGCATGGCGCTACAAAAGCTCTGATGCTCCGAGCGGCCTGGGCAATTCTCCTTTCACACTATACCGGCACCGAAGATGTGGGCTTTGGAGCCGTCAACAACGGTCGAACAGCTACAGTCCCAGGAGTCTCCAAGATGACTGGCCCTACCATCAACCTCGTTCCGATTGCGTTGCATGTCGATCCCCAGGAACCAGTCGCCTCTTTCCTGTCGCGGGTGAGAGTTCAGGCCGCTGAGATGATACCATTTGAGCATGCAGGCATCTCCAGAATACGAAAGCATTTAGCCGGCACTGAGACGACGGCCGTTAACTTTCAGACGTTGTTCGTTGTTCATCCAATGAGTTTTGACGATGCGATTGGGGCTGCGACACAAACGCTGGGTCTCAAGTATATCGATGCGCTTGGCAAAAAAGAGCATCACCCATACCCGCTTGTCATCACTCTGACATTGTCAGCTGGAAACAATGTGAAGCTGGCAGTTCAACATGATGAAAGATTGGTTCCGATTCAACAAGCCGAAAACATGGTACACCATTTTGAAGTTGTTCTGAAACAGCTGGGCAGATCCACCAAAGATGCCAAGTTGGCATCTATATCTCCTTTTAGTGATCACGACCTGCGCCAAATTCGGCGGTGGAATGCATTTACACCCCCTGTAGAGGAGACAACGATACACCATCtcttccagcagcaggtCAAGAGGCAGCCCAACGCAGTGGCGGTCTGTTCATTAGAGGGCTCCCTAACGTACCTCGAGGTGGACGAGCATTCCTCCTCGTTGGCGACACAGCTGGTGGATGCTGGTGTGAGCACGGGTACTTTTGTGGGCGTGTGCTTCGACAAATCTATCTGGACAGTGGTGGCCATCTTGGCAGTCTTCAAGGCAGGCGGCATCTATGTCCCAATCGATCCTGCGCATCCTCGAAGCCGCATCGAAGAATCGGTCGAGAGGGTTGGCATTGAGGTAGCTCTCGCTTCCGATGTCGGCGCAAGGGTCCTCGATGGACTGTGTCGCTATGTCATCACCTTGAATGGTCCCCCTCCGGCGCCCAGGGCTGATGCCATCCCACCGTTTAACTCGGTACCGTCCAGTATCGCctacctcctcttcacctctgGTAGCACAGGCAAACCGAAAGGCCTTCTCATGTCTCACTCCGCAATTTGCACTTCGATTGTACATCATGGCCGGGAATTTGCAGCCGGTCCGCATTGGAGAACGCTCCAGTTTGGAGCTCACACGTTTGATCTTTCCATTGGCgagttcttcaccacccttgCCCATGGCGGTTGTATCTGTGTGCCATCCGAAGAAGACAGACTGAACAACCTAGCCGGGGCCATCACAGCGTTGAATGCCAACACGATGCTTGTTGTCCCCACGGTTGCaaacctccttcaccccatGGACGTGCCAACTATCAGAACAATTGTTCTCGCCGGCGAACCCATTACAAAGGAGACCGTCACCCGATGGGCCGACTCAGTTGATCTGACATGTGCCTATGGTCCCTCTGAGACAGCCGTGTGGTGTTCGGGGAATCTGAGGGTATCAACAGATGCACACCCCGGAAATATCGGCAAGGCCATCGGAGCCAGTATGTGGATTGTCAATCCTGAGGACTACCACCAACTGAGCGCGATCGGATGCGTGGGTGAGATCGTGATTTCCGGAGGACTTCTTGGCGGAGGGTATTTTGGCGACAAAGCCCTCACTGATGCTGCCTGGGTACCAGCTCCAAGCTGGCTCAAAGAGCTAGGCTCAGGATATGACATGTTGTACAGGTCGGGTGACCTCGCTCGGTACAACCCTGATGGTACCTTTCAGATTGTTGGCCGACGCGATACGCAGGTCAAGTTGAGAGGATTTCGCATCGAGCTGGGTGAGATTGAGAATCAGCTTATGGCGACAGGTATGATCACCGCCGCTCTTGCTGCTCTTCCAACCGCGGGACCTTGTGCTCGAAACATCGTCGCTATTGTCTGCTCGGCCAAGTCAAACTTGAAGAACCATAATCATATCGATATCGTCGTGTCAAAGGAGGAACGACCTCTTCTGGAGAGGCTGAAAGTCCGCCTATCTCGGTCGCTTCCCGATTACATGATTCCCACCATTTGGGTGGCGCTGGAGCAAATGCCTCTGCTCATTTCAGGGAAAATAGACCGAAAGTCGATCAAGACCTGGATCCAGAATATGGACTATGGCCTTCATCGGGAACTCGTCGAAGATCCCGACGCCGAGGCGGGGCAAGGCACTATTGTTCCCGGGTCGTTGGCGGAGAGTTTGCGTCAGCTTTGGAGTGAAGTGTTGCATGTACCAGAAGAGCATATTGAGCTCGGGACGTCTTTCATTGCGATTGGAGGAGATTCGATTGCTGCCATACAAATTGCATCGCAAGCCAAGAAGAAATGGGGATTGTCGGCCACAGTCCGCAGTATCATCAGCACAAAGACGTTGGGAcatcttgttgagcttgtgGAAGAAAGCAGTAAAGCCTCGATCCCAATGTCACCACCAGAACCCACCCAGCTTCGCCAATGGGTCGGAGATGATGAGTCGCTGCCTGCCATCTACCGCCACATCCTCCATTCGCGACTGCAAGACAAGCCGTCAGTGACAATCGAACATGTATATCCTTTCGCGCCCTTCCAGAGAGAGATCCTGAAGGCCAGAAAGTTCAACCCAGCCGTTTTCCTATTGTCGTGGCGCATGGAAGTCTTCTCACTTGCCAATCAGCCTGTGGCACTTGAGAGACTTGCCCAAGCATGGAAACGTGTGGTTCAGAAGCATACCATCTTGCGCAGCATATTCCTCGAAGACCCAAGCGGCAATCTTCCACCGGTCCAGGCAGTATTGAAGAAAGCAGAACCGGAGATAGCGATATCCTCGGCATCCGCTGAAGAGCCCGAGCCCACTTTCATCAGCACCCAAACACCACTAGTAGATGATTGCTTCCTGCCTCATCGAGCCCACTTTATCCAACATGGCGAGAGATTCTTTGTTCACATCGAGCTTGATCACCTGGTCATAGACGGGTGGTCACTCAAGCTTATCAAGGAAGCTTTCCTGTCCGCATATGAGGAGAATGGAGAGGGCGTCCTTGTTTCGGATGAGCCTCCACCCTATGGCGCCTTTGTCGCTGCTCATCACCCAGATCGTGTTAGCGCGGACAATGAACACTGGGCCTTGGTACTCCGTGATCAGAAACCGTCTCTGTTGCCTCCCCCGGTCGGGTATCCACAAGCACATCCATCCCTGCACAGCACCGAGAAGACCATCATCTACCTCCCCGAGATCCAAGCCTCCTCTCTCAAGCCATTCAGCTTCCAACACTCCATTACACCTGCCAGCATCTTCGACGCCGCCTGGGCACAGACTCTGAGCGCCTACACGAACTCGACTAGTGTGGCATTTGAGTATGTCGTTTCTGGGCGTGATGAAGATGTGCCTGGAGTATTTGATATTGTTGGCCCGCTTATCAACGTCCTCCCATATCACATCGACCACGTGTTAAGTGACGGGGATCCAGAGCAGTTGGCGAGGCTAGCCCAGCGAATGCAGTCCCAGCGGGATGAAGATAGTTCTCATACTTCAAGCAACGTGAGAGAGGTTATTGAGACTGAGCTGGGTGTGAAGAAGCTGTTCAATACGGCGGTGAACTTCCAGAGAAGACCGACAGCTGTCGAAACGTCGAGCCTGAGAGTAGATGACGATCTGAGAAAGTCGAGGGATCCTTGGCAT TTTGAtgtgttggtgagggtcATGCACATCACTGATGATGATACCTTCAAGCCATCATTCGAGTTCGATGAGCTGTTGTTCGACAAGGATGGTATGACGAAAGTAGCTGAGGATTTTTGGGGTAGAGTGAAGGCTCTAGTAGCATAG
- a CDS encoding hypothetical protein (SMCOG1005:Drug resistance transporter; SMCOG1005: EmrB/QacA; COG:U; EggNog:ENOG503NZ12; antiSMASH:Cluster_6), with amino-acid sequence MLKDNIASQLEIRSHNNDIAPSTETVVIKPRDFEEVLVMAASLKDERDVSSKGNYTEQSRSTSADPQLHDNEKQEGTEVTAAEGPPPRVTGWKWVLAMSAVLSSIFLYALDNTIVAAVQPVIVTEFDSIEKLPWLSVAFLLGATATNMVWGRIYSQFSSKWFYIFNVALFEVGSAICGAAPNIDVLIAGRAICGVSGSGLYVGVMSLIAVTTTMAERPLYVSSTGLTWGLGIILGPVIGGGFSESAVGWRWAFYINLFIGAVCAPAYFLLLPSIDPRPGVPYKQRIAEMDYVGTVMLMGGLTSFVLAINWGGVTYPWNSGQIIGLFVTSGVLFILLGIQQVWTIFTTLSRRIIPVQFFRSRTVLILFSVTAASGASAFVPIYFVPLFFQFTRNDGPLQAGVRLLPLIVVMVVTIIANGALMAKFGYYMPWYTFGGLFAVVGSALMYTVTQDTSESAIYGYTVLIALGVGMFLQASFSVAQAVVEPENIPPAVGFITLAQFLGITMALAIANSVFLNESENGIAAILPDVSRSEIQAAIEGTTATFVKNLSPEVQKQVLGAIVSAIGKTYVLVIAAGSLVTVLSLFMKRQKLFTTAGIGAA; translated from the exons ATGCTCAAA GATAACATCGCAAGTCAACTTGAGATACGGAGTCACAACAACGACATAGCTCCATCCACCGAGACTGTGGTCATTAAGCCTCGAGATTTTGAAGAAG TACTCGTCATGGCCGCCTCGTTGAAAGACGAACGCGACGTCTCGTCCAAGGGCAATTACACCGAGCAATCAAGAAGCACTAGTGCCGACCCCCAGCTTCACGACAACGAGAAACAAGAAGGAACAGAAGTGACTGCGGCAGaaggtcctcctcctcgcgtCACAGGCTGGAAATGGGTGTTGGCCATGTCGGCTGTCctgtcctccatcttcctctacGCCCTAGACAACACCATCGTCGCTGCCGTCCAACCCGTCATCGTCACCGAATTTGACTCGATCGAGAAGCTCCCATGGCTCAGCGttgccttcctcctcggagCTACGGCGACAAACATGGTATGGGGCAGAATCTACAGCCAGTTCAGCTCAAAGTGGTTCTACATCTTCAATGTTGCCCTGTTCGAAGTTGGGTCCGCTATCTGTGGTGCTGCGCCCAATATCGATGTTCTCATTGCTGGACGTGCCATCTGCGGTGTTAGTGGTTCGGGATTATACGTCGGTGTCATGAGTCTGATtgccgtcaccaccaccatggctgaGCGCCCATTGTATGTCTCGAGCACGGGACTGACTTGGGGCCTGGGAATTATTCTTGGTCCTGTCATCGGAGGTGGCTTCAGCGAGTCTGCGGTTGGCTGGCGGTGGGCGTTCTACATCAACCTTTTCATCGGTGCCGTTTGCGCACCCGCCTacttcttgctgctgcccagcATTGATCCTCGCCCTGGTGTCCCCTATAAGCAGCGCATCGCCGAGATGGACTACGTCGGAACCGTCATGTTGATGGGCGGCTTGACGAGCTTCGTCTTGGCCATCAACTGGGGTGGCGTCACCTATCCCTGGAATTCCGGCCAGATCATCGGTCTCTTCGTTACGTCCGGTGTCCTATTCATCCTGCTGGGTATCCAGCAAGTTTggaccatcttcaccacGCTCAGTCGCCGTATCATTCCAGTCCAATTCTTCCGTTCGAGAACCGTCCTTATTCTCTTCAGCGTCACCGCGGCATCTGGCGCTTCGGCTTTCGTTCCGATCTACTTCgtccctcttttcttccagtTCACGCGCAACGACGGTCCGCTCCAAGCAGGAGTCCGGCTCCTCCCTCTGATCGTGGTCATGGTGGTGACCATTATCGCCAACGGCGCTCTGATGGCCAAGTTTGGGTACTACATGCCTTGGTACACCTTCGGTGGCCTGTTCGCCGTAGTTGGAAGCGCTCTCATGTACACCGTCACTCAGGACACGAGTGAGAGTGCCATTTACGGCTACACCGTCTTGATCGCTCTTGGTGTCGGTATGTTCCTACAGGCGTCCTTTTCCGTGGCGCAAGCGGTGGTCGAGCCAGAGAATATCCCTCCTGCTGTAGGTTTCATCACTCTTGCGCAGTTCCTCGGCATTACCATGGCGCTTGCCATTGCGAATTCCGTCTTCCTGAACGAGAGTGAAAATGGAATCGCGGCAATCCTCCCGGACGTGTCGCGGTCCGAGATTCAAGCTGCTATCGAAGGCACAACTGCTACGTTTGTCAAGAACCTGAGCCCAGAGGTCCAAAAGCAAGTCCTCGGTGCCATTGTAAGCGCCATTGGCAAGACGTATGTCCTTGTTATTGCAGCTGGGTCGTTGGTTACCGTGTTGAGCTTGTTCATGAAGAGGCAGAAGCTATTCACCACAGCTGGAATCGGCGCAGCGTAA
- a CDS encoding hypothetical protein (EggNog:ENOG503PDXK; COG:S; antiSMASH:Cluster_6), whose product MSPNRNARTSRKGEIPRNFIRNWHSSGSRGATPLVRRPITACQGCRAAKVKCDGRQECNRCTNRGIVCRYVNTEPAEPFQRSGRQPSTDAVAPQTDPKTVSPKTTSLNFEAMDATDHSPLDTMTYPPMLDIMTGWTSDTIPPSFDDFDWQAIDPSLNTTSSELDTIFHSPLVSPPLDLDLSYATPSFEVGSNSASTTTTAVSSSMSTTTATNITKATSVTSTASASSFSPSQLFTSPNCACREGLAALVPRLKSAIREKQLDEVIKVTGDVMRGCQEIVDCAACQLTCTDLICMMSVFQQTDSCFDHISRAELDGSIKLNFGGQEILINDPNLRAMLVMDLVQHATMVLDAISTKGQTMLRALGTPSLLARANIGYLETVIGDFRKLLRTVADQANSPGFSPRSPSRTLESVSR is encoded by the exons ATGTCCCCAAACCGCAACGCTCGCACTTCTCGCAAAGGAGAGATCCCGCGCAATTTCATCCGCAATTGGCACAGCTCAGGATCTCGTGGTGCAACTCCGTTGGTTCGCCGACCGATCACTGCCTGCCAGGGCTGCCGTGCAGCCAAGGTCAAGTGCGACGGGCGGCAAGAATGCAACCGTTGCACCAACCGCGGCATCGTCTGTAGATATGTAAATACCGAGCCCGCCGAACCCTTTCAACGAAGCGGCCGTCAACCCTCAACGGATGCTGTGGCACCACAAACCGACCCCAAGACAGTGTCACCCAAGACGACATCACTTAACTTTGAAGCCATGGACGCAACAGACCACTCCCCCTTAGACACAATGACCTACCCGCCTATGCTCGACATCATGACCGGCTGGACATCCGACACAATTCCACCATCATTCGATGACTTTGACTGGCAAGCAATAGATCCTAGTCTAAAT ACCACTTCATCTGAGCTGGACACCATCTTTCACTCCCCGCTCGTTTCCCCGCCGTTAGATCTGGATTTGTCATATGCCACACCTTCGTTTGAAGTAGGCAGCAACAGTGCGAGTACGACCACGACGGCAGTCTCTTCCTCTATGAGCACTACTACTGCTACGAATATCACCAAGGCCACAAGTGTCACAAGCACCGCCAGCGCCTCGTCATTTAGTCCAAGTCAGCTTTTCACGTCGCCCAACTGCGCGTGCCGGGAAGGATTGGCAGCTCTCGTTCCCAGGCTCAAAAGCGCCATTCGGGAGAAGCAGCTCGACGAAGTCATCAAAGTCACCGGGGATGTAATGAGGGGTTGCCAGGAGATTGTCGACTGCGCCGCCTGTCAGCTCACCTGCACAGACCTGATCTGCATGATGTCGGTATTCCAGCAGACAGATTCATGTTTTGACCACATCTCCAGAGCCGAATTAGACGGCTCCATCAAGTTGAATTTTGGCGGGCAGGAGATTCTTATCAACGACCCGAATCTGAGAGCCATGCTCGTCATGGACCTCGTACAACACGCCACAATGGTATTGGACGCCATCAGCACCAAGGGCCAGACGATGCTACGAGCGCTGGGAACGCCATCGCTTCTCGCAAGGGCTAACATCGGTTATCTGGAGACAGTGATTGGTGATTTCAGGAAACTTCTTCGTACGGTTGCTGACCAAGCAAATTCCCCTGGATTCTCGCCGAGGAGTCCGTCGCGGACGCTGGAATCGGTCAGTCGCTAG